The proteins below come from a single Salvelinus sp. IW2-2015 unplaced genomic scaffold, ASM291031v2 Un_scaffold712, whole genome shotgun sequence genomic window:
- the hoxb1a gene encoding homeobox protein Hox-B1a translates to MENSRMNSFLEYSICNRGTNAYSPKSGYHHLDQGFPAPLHSGSGTTSDSYNGDGRLYMGGSAQAVVAQHQHQSSSYAHQHQPQPHHASMVLPYGSTGTAGYGAQACANPDYGHPQYFINEQEGMYYQSSGLSASNVGPNYGSLAGAYCGAQGAVPAAQYQHHGCEGQDHQRGYLQSTYVDISASQEREKDAEQTAQGKTFDWMKVKRNPPKTAKVADYGMGPQNTIRTNFTTKQLTELEKEFHFSKYLTRARRVEIAATLELNETQVKIWFQNRRMKQKKREKEGLAPASSTGSSKDLEDNSDHSSSISPGASPSSET, encoded by the exons ATGGAGAATTCTAGAATGAACTCTTTCTTAGAGTACTCAATTTGTAACCGTGGGACGAACGCCTACTCACCCAAGTCCGGATACCACCACTTGGACCAAGGCTTCCCGGCCCCTCTTCACTCGGGCTCCGGCACAACAAGTGACAGCTATAACGGTGATGGACGGCTTTACATGGGGGGCAGCGCCCAGGCGGTTGTGGCTCAACATCAGCACCAGAGCAGTAGCTACGCGCATCAACATCAGCCCCAGCCGCATCATGCCAGCATGGTTCTTCCATATGGCAGTACAGGTACTGCGGGATATGGGGCGCAGGCGTGCGCAAACCCGGACTATGGACACCCACAGTACTTTATCAACGAGCAGGAAGGGATGTACTATCAATCATCGGGCCTTTCCGCCTCTAATGTAGGCCCCAACTACGGCTCTCTGGCCGGGGCATACTGCGGGGCGCAGGGGGCTGTCCCCGCGGCACAGTACCAGCACCACGGCTGCGAGGGCCAGGACCACCAGCGGGGTTATTTGCAGAGCACCTATGTTGACATTTCGGCCtcacaggagagggagaaggacgcAGAGCAAACAGCACAAGGAAAGACTTTCGACTGGATGAAAGTCAAGAGGAACCCCCCTAAAACAG CCAAAGTGGCTGACTATGGAATGGGACCTCAGAACACCATCCGCACCAACTTTACAACCAAACAGTTGACCGAGCTCGAGAAGGAGTTCCACTTCAGCAAGTACTTGACGCGGGCCAGGCGCGTGGAAATCGCCGCCACCCTCGAGCTCAACGAAACGCAGGTGAAAATCTGGTTCCAGAACCGCAGGATGAAACAGAAGAAGCGCGAGAAAGAGGGCCTGGCCCCGGCCTCTAGCACGGGTTCCTCCAAAGACCTGGAAGACAACTCGGACCATTCCAGCTCCATATCTCCTGGTGCGTCTCCCAGCTCGGAGACCTAA